In the genome of Amaranthus tricolor cultivar Red isolate AtriRed21 chromosome 15, ASM2621246v1, whole genome shotgun sequence, one region contains:
- the LOC130801711 gene encoding uncharacterized protein LOC130801711 produces the protein MAGLISKFSYQKLKQEVIFEDEDHHDHHLEKIKTNTERLYDLIKRTSSVRISRRSNWVRKMKIKRKFRVKIAGFRRFFRIRRIKFAKSSLTWAKVLMRFKESQSHFGDLFAGNYLFMQVTPGSFKKNANLVANHNYNNSFNHNKVGFNNINPSCFNNYALGKVSYY, from the coding sequence ATGGCAGGATTAATTTCCAAATTCTCATACCAAAAACTCAAACAAGAAGTCATatttgaagatgaagatcatcatgatcatcatctTGAGAAGATCAAAACTAACACAGAAAGATTGTATGATCTTATCAAAAGAACATCATCAGTAAGAATAAGCAGAAGATCAAACTGGGTTAGAAAGATGAAGATTAAGAGGAAATTTAGGGTTAAGATTGCAGGTTTTAGAAGGTTTTTCAGAATTAGAAGAATTAAATTTGCTAAATCTTCACTTACATGGGCTAAAGTTTTGATGCGATTCAAGGAAAGTCAGTCACATTTTGGTGATCTTTTTGCTGGAAATTACTTGTTTATGCAAGTTACTCCTGGTTCTTTTAAAAAGAATGCTAATTTGGTAGctaatcataattataataatagtttTAATCATAATAAGGTtggttttaataatattaacccTTCATGTTTTAATAATTATGCTTTAGGAAAggtttcttattattaa